The proteins below come from a single Xenopus tropicalis strain Nigerian chromosome 9, UCB_Xtro_10.0, whole genome shotgun sequence genomic window:
- the nog2 gene encoding noggin 2 precursor encodes MKRINLPEAFLLCSWLFLVHHQGSCQPYLRLRPSPSENLPVKDIIEHPDPEQDPKEQDLDERTLRKKLGSNFDPNFMSVVLPNSVNMSTQDSLTKMKTLGSVPLELKKLDLSETPYGGRIRMGKKARRKFLQWLWAYTYCPVMYTWKDLGVRFWPRFIKEGHCFSEKSCSFPEGMYCKPIKSVTKTFLRWYCQGWTRQRYCTWIPVQYPIISECKCSC; translated from the coding sequence ATGAAGAGGATAAATCTGCCTGAGGCTTTTTTGCTTTGCTCGTGGCTGTTTCTGGTTCATCATCAGGGGTCCTGTCAGCCTTATCTCAGGCTTAGACCCTCTCCAAGTGAAAACTTACCTGTAAAGGACATCATTGAACACCCAGACCCAGAGCAAGACCCAAAGGAGCAGGATCTGGATGAGCGGACATTGAGGAAGAAGCTTGGTAGCAACTTTGACCCTAATTTCATGTCAGTGGTTTTACCCAACAGCGTCAACATGTCCACCCAGGACTCATTGACTAAAATGAAAACCCTTGGCTCTGTCCCATTGGAGCTGAAGAAACTAGACCTCAGTGAGACACCGTATGGTGGCCGAATCAGGATGGGCAAGAAGGCCCGTAGGAAGTTCTTGCAATGGTTGTGGGCTTATACTTACTGCCCAGTGATGTACACCTGGAAGGACTTGGGGGTCAGGTTTTGGCCAAGGTTTATCAAGGAGGGACACTGCTTCTCAGAAAAGTCTTGTTCCTTTCCAGAGGGCATGTACTGCAAGCCCATAAAGTCAGTCACAAAGACTTTTTTAAGGTGGTACTGCCAGGGATGGACTAGGCAGAGGTATTGTACATGGATTCCAGTTCAGTACCCTATCATTTCAGAGTGTAAGTGTTCATGCTAA